Within Scomber japonicus isolate fScoJap1 chromosome 18, fScoJap1.pri, whole genome shotgun sequence, the genomic segment tggtctctATGGTCATGTTTCTTAACTGGTGGCCTAAAACCCCAAAAAAGCGGTTTAATCTTTCTTTGACTTAAGCAACACAATCATTCAACATCTCTTCAGCCACGATTTCCCAAACGACTTGCTCTTACATCCATTATCTCCGTTGTTGAATTCAAAGTTTgtaccttccatctttccagaGTCTGCACTTTATGTTAAAACAGCGTAGGTTGAGATAATGAGTCATCGGACCAATGTTAGCACCCAACATGTGATCCTGAAAACTTTGGTGAAGTAAACAAGCGCCTAACAGCTGCaaagaagggaagtaaaacCGAATTCAGCCTTTTCTCTTAAATTGCTCTCTTCCTTGCTTGAACACTCAGCAGTCATGCCTCAGTTTACAGATTTGCACCACACAGTGTTCCCAATGTTTAATACTTTATACAGCTGATCTCTAGGAAAGATCAGGCCCACAAGCTCCTTTGGGTTTCgatataatgaataaaacaaatgtgactTTTCCTAACAATGCATGACTATCAGAGTAGTAGACAGACAGTTTTAACATCTGCTCTGTGAGTATAAAACTGTCATGGCCTACTACAGCTGATTTTTTGACACTTATTAACACTCGACACTTTGCTGTGTaggtaaaacatgtttttaaaaaaaagacgaaaaaaaaaagaatttgagCACAGAATATAAGCTATCAGTCCCTCAACACctccaccaccccccacccagCCCTACCCAGCATCACCCACCAGGCCTAGAGGTCAGGCCTACGAGCTGATGATCTGCCCGGACCAGGTCTCATGTTTCGTCCCTGGGTTGAGATGTATGATCTTCACCTCCACCGCCTGCACCTTCAGGTTTTTAGGTGGGACCCGGGACACTTTGTACGTAACCTCGTCACCCTCAACTGGGACATACTCCCCCTCGATGctgaaacagagaggaaatatGGTGTTTAGCTTTGTATGGTCTTGTTGTATAAAGGGTTACAGATTAAGCGTGGCCTGAGAAAGTGCCATCACTACTTAACAGGCACAAACAGGATGCATTCATCTGTTGATTAGGGGGGAGGGGTTTCACTTTCATCCAGCAAAACTGTGTTAATGCACAGGTGGTGACTTGTAACTAATCGAATAACAGAAGAAAATCCCCAAGAGATATGATAATTAATCTCATGTCCCTTCTGCTGACGACGATAAACAATATTGCGACCCTTTGAGGTTGCCTGACTGGAGACTGATTGACTTAAAGGAAGAGTATTAAGCTACGTGTGGCAATaaacttagcttagcataaacactgCATACAGGAGGAACTAGCTAGCCTGTCTCTGTCCAAGTTAAAATATCTGCCTATAAGCACCTCTTCAGCTtattcatttacacattttaactaTTTCACTGGATTTGTTAGcaaacagctgctgtttgaaGTAACTTTCTGACTTCAAGCCAGCAAAGACTCATGAAAGTCACTGTGCCTGGCTCTTGTTAGCCAAAAAATAGCTACAGTACAAAACTGACTTTATAATCCTGTTTGTGTATGAACTCGACAAACTACGAGCAAAGTATAAATTAACATGCTTTAGACGTGCTTGTAGgtatatttttaaactttgtaGAGAACCAGGCTAgcttcttcctcttgttttcAGTCTTTCTGCTAAGCTAATTGTGCTAGCTTCATACGTAAcacaaagactttttttttctcttttactgtCAAAAATAACAAGTTTTACAGTTTAACGACAGTCATCTTCCATTTGCACTATTTGCAaggcaaaaaaaggaaatgaacacCATAGTcacaacaaaattaaaatgcaaaactcagagcttttttgttttcagaaatAAATACCATTTTTGCATTTCTCACAAAAACATCTTCACATCTGTATGCCAAAAATATTGTCTGAATGTGTAACTTTAACAGGTTGCAGAACAGTTTCCATTTGTCCACACACAGACTTGAGAATGGTATCGATACTCTCATCTCGctctatgaaaaaaaaaagaatttggtcctacaaacatacacacataaaagtaACAAGACAAGATAAATGGAGTTTCAGACCCACGATGCAAATTAGTTTGGCTATACAATAACCAGATCAAATTAGTTTGGCTATACAATAACCAGATCATCCTGCATAATCTGTTTTGAGACTTGGTGCAgatttgcttttgcttttgctAATGCTATAGTTTGATATACTGCTTGTcctgaataaaaaagaaagaagttgcTGTACTCTCCAGGTCCACTTTTTGCAGTTTTCACAGTTATCCCAGGAGAGCTAAAAAATTATACACTTTCCTCTGAAAAAACATTGCCAGTAAATAGTGTGGTTCACTGAGTTCTTACAGTCCTGTGAGCTGACGCAGCAGATCTGCAGTAGGTTTTTGTTTCTGCTTTAAATTCAGCTCATGTATGCTGTTATCCCCTCAGTCGACATGTTGTGAAACGTGTATGATTTTGTTGTCTAAGAGTGTGTTCAGTGTTGCTGCCACTCACTCTGAGATGTGAACAAAGATGTCTTCACCGCCGTGGGAGGGTTTGATGAAACCGTGACCCTGTGACCTGGAGAAGTTCTTACACATACCCTTAAACACGGGACCTGAGTGAGCACGTACCGTACTGCaggggaagagagaaaaacaatacaattcTCAAATTAAGTATAAAATGACTAATTTCAGTACAGTTTACTATTAAATTGTTTTAGAAGAGCAGTTTAGaacagattttttcttttttgtaattgAGTTTATGATTCAAGCCATGACCAGAGGAATGTAGAAATGTATATGAGGtgtcagcagtctgagttagtcatatcaagtggatcaAGTGGTCACATTTACAGacttttagcatcaaattccctcctTGTGTTTCCTCGGACAGTGTTTGCCTGTTGTGCTGCGGtggaagaaaaataacaaaaagagggactttggcactaaaaagattGTAACGTTATAAAATATACTTAACTTTACTCATTTGGATggttgaagcttcatattagcttcagataaacatttaagTATATTCTTGtccagaaggaggactgtggacattagcccccatcacttacactgtaagCGCATGATAATCTTAATGGTAAGTATGAACAGGGGGAATGATTATAGCAAGAAAagcctgtttcagtgttcattttggtGCTTGAAACATTGTGAACCCTCTTTCAAAGGACCTGTAAACTTATTCTCACAGTCACTTTTTAACTTTGAGCGACGAATATCTACATGAATTCAAATTGCTCTGCCAAAAACTTCACTTGGGAGGTTTCTGCATTTGTGTTCCTGTCTTTGCTTTCTTCACTGGTTTGAATCATAAACTGGTGACAGTTGTTATTTGCTCATGTTACCCGTTGTGTCAGCCCGTAATTATCAACCCACACAGTCCTCACAAAGCACAGGAGACTTTGAGTGATAAACACATAACAAGTAAGGATATTCTAACTGTCACTGTGGTTTATATAGTCATGAATATTTCATATTAGAGAAAATTGAAGTCATTTGAAgccaagtttttttgttttttttggggagggggggttactAATGCTTTTTATCTAAATGATATATAAATTATTACCAAGTTTTTGGTTGTCAGCTAAAGGGATTTTCCACGATCTGGCAAATTGTTGATATTATTGGCTTAAACTGATCCATAACACTTCAGTAaatcattcattaatcattattaaAGCCATTAGTTACACCCTTTATACAGGCTGCCTTACTTAGAAGATCATATAGAAAAATGTACGgtgtaaaaagtacaatagtaaaataaatgtttgcatTGACTAGTGGTAAATAGACTAATCATTTTAGCACAGAGTGGTCTCTTACTACTTACGCTGAGTAGGTGCGAGTGCGTTTGGTTGGTAGCGGGCTGGGCAAATCCCGAGGCAGCCCCTGCTCCGCCCTTTCCTCCCATACCCGGCTCCCTTCCCTCaggaaggggaaggagaggGTGAGCGAGGTGTTAGGGGAGCGCAGTGGGGTTTGAGAGGGCGACGTGAGGCTGGGGTCTGCCATGTCAGATGTGACAGGAGGAGGATGGCGGAGGATGGTGTGAATGCAGTGTTCTTCCTCTCAGTCGgatgctactgctgctgctgctgctgctgctgttgcttctcGAGCCACAGGCTGCTGATGAGCTGCTGACACCGCTGTCTGTCCGCTGTAGtatctgtgagtgtgtctgcTTGGAGAGGCCTGGCTCGGTGTGGAACACAGGCTCAGCGGTTATCCAGGTCAGCACTGTCACTTCAAGTCTGTCAGCAGGGCTGGCTGtgaggagagagacaaaagTGAGAGAGTGAAGGAAGATGAGAGAGGTGTCATACGGCTTTAGACTTGATTGGAGTAGGACCAACCAACAAAACACCTATTAAAGTCAGGAATCAAGAACAATTTAACCTTCATCCTACTGGGGTCCTGAGGAACACCAAGAATAAACTACTCTAACACCAACAcagataaaaatattttaaaatgtatttcttctaAAAGCATTATTATTCATGTAATTAATTtcatctgaaaaaaacccagattattattattttaggaaAATTACAGTTAATTTTGCATGTTGTGTAAAATGAAAACTTAGGTTCTTCGACAGAGATCATGTCTGTATCTGCTGCATCTGTATCCATCCCCTTCAAAATAACTCCATGGTATGTGAAACTTTAAATTATGACCCATGGCAAACATCAACTCAATGAATAGTTCCATCTATTAAAACTGCATTGGTGGAATTGGGTGCTTTTGAGTGGGCTCCCCCACAGTCATTGAAACAGAAATAGGAAATAATGATATAAGTCATCAGGAATAAACTGATTGAAAAAGTCATGAAAAATTGGAATGATCGAATAAAGCACCTGTGAGATATGACAGTATAAGTATACCTCTGGGGTCGGTGTGTACCCCAGCCAGATTAGCATTGAGGGACCAAGCGAGaatgcctttttgttttttttaacctggtGTCTAGAAATATATTGTTCTACCATTTTATATCAAATTTACTTTGATGGATTAACATTTCATCCAATAATAAGCTATAGATGAGGTGACAAACCCAACCCCTCTTCAGTCAAGTCTCCTTTAAGTCATCTAAATTAAATCTCTTCTAGTGTTAAAGGGGTATTCCAGCAAGTTAGTAGCctgccatgtgtgtgtgagagagatgacTGAGGATggagcttttttaaattttgttgacctcaatgcaatgacaataaaaacaattcaattcaattcatcCATTAAATTGAGGGACTTGCTAGGGACAGACTTGATGATCAAGCAAATCAGATcaagatatcctgacttttactCCATAGTACGGACCAAACATTTCCTATTGTGCAACCCAATAGTTTTTCCATTAGACATCAGGCGGTTGGTGTCTGGTATGCTAAATGCCAACATCCTTCAAAATCTACAGTAGCACAGGCAACACTGTTGGCAACATTGTTGACTCcagacatcatcagggttattttctGAGACATGACAAAGAcccctccagagccacagaagacacAGATACAACAGTGGTACTCATGACAAATTGAGATGTAAAATTGGTACCCTTTACATCCACCTGGAGTCTTTGGAAGTGTCCCTTTGGCTCAGCTGTTGCATTTCACTGCAATCCCACATACACCATGGTTTATCTCTTAAGCTATACGCATAGTATTAATAAATGTGGAGATTAAATTTTCATATCTACTTGCCTTGCATTACTGTACTGTGGATTACAGGGCACTACctttacagtgtatattcaatACATATCAAGAGTCACACAGTATGTTCCTAGTTGTATTATTAATCTTATTCAGACTAGCTATAGTTATTCAATTATTAATGgatttgtattgtatttcattCTTGAACTACGTCATTTGTTGTATGATTTACATGACTTGGCTACTGAAACACTacaattatctatctatctatctatctatctatctattttatcccTACAGTGATATTTTCAAGGTTAGGATGAGAAGGCCACTCAATGATAACCTGTCAGTACTCAAGGTTGAATTCATCCCAGAAACACCATTAACACAGCCGGGCAactatacagtgtgtgtgtgtgtgtgagtgtgtgtgtatctgtgtgtgtatctctgtgtgtgtgtgtgtgtgtgtgtaggacgtTTTTCTACGCCCACTCCTCCCCTGCATGCGATGATGCAGGCAGACGCGTGTGACGTCAGAACAGCTGCAGAACGCCACCGCCTCTGGTGGTGCGTTCGTGACGTCAGCACCCCTTTCCCAAATGAACAATTACATTTAGCTTCAGTAGTACTACAAAAAATAACAACGTAGCGTTACCACAGGATACAGTGATTAAAATACACAGTGTCTGCTACAAACTGTGAGTGTCAATGTGATTACTCCAGAAAGACAGAGATTTATCATAATGAGGAACTACTGTGAGTGGATCAAAACATTTAGAGAGACCAAGAGTTTACGCTTCATGTAGGCTACAGACAGCTGCAGGAGAACATCTGGATGTGCGGAACTAAAGCTACAGAATTAAGAGGGTGGAAGCTCCCTTGGCCCGGGTCAGGGATGCATCTTTTCCCAGTATCTATGAAAAGGCACGATCCATGTTGTCTATGaaatgtgagtgagtgtgtgtatgttcgtttgtgtgtgtgtgtgtgtgtgtgtgtgtgtgtgtgtgtgtgtgtgtgtgtgtgtgtgtgtggagtttgTCCGCTAATTCCACCTGATTTCATTCACGTCACTCAAAAATCCTTAACATTAAAATCTTTATGTTATCTCTTCGCATCCCCCCTGTTGCATCCCCACTGTTACAGCCTACAGCGACCCTTAAAGACATCAATCTGGTTCGCTGCTCCTATCCTGTCCAATTTCTGGACATACTGTGTGGAAAGCGGTAAAAACAGTCAACGCTGCTGGACAATAACTTAAGACAACAAGAGGGTGACAGGTCCGTTCATATATAGACGAGCAAAGACCAGCAAATAATGGCCGGAATGTTGACACCGACAGTCCTCCATACAATCAGAGACATCCTTTAAACATCGCTCTTCTCTTCCAGGCATGCAGAGCAATAATTGTCCCGGTATAATAACAAAGCCACACTGACACACTCCCCCCCTGCAGCCACATCCACATGCACATATTCACAGAAATGTTACTTACTGCAGGTAGGTTGAGGTCGATCAGTTTGTGCGCgaacgtgtgtgtgttcaaagtCGGTGTTGATTATATAAcatgtaattaaataaataagtcgACCAAATCCGCGCAGGGCGACGGAAAACCCTGATGTGACGGTGTGAGGGGCTGCTGAGTCTGCGCAGCTGCCGGAGATTCCGATGGCGTGatgcgactgtgtgtgtgtgtgtgagggagaaagagagagagggagagagagtgtgtgtgtgtgtgtgtgtgtgtgtgtgtgtgtgtgtgcgggcgCGCAGACAATGACTTTCCTCATTCCTTGTCATGCATGTAATGTGTTGGAGGAGCTGTGTGCTCAGTGTAGTGGACATCACACTTGTGTTATTTCTCCTGCCTGTGCTGTGATTTTATGATCTTCACATTGCATTTCCTGTGCAGCTGTTTTTAAGCTGTTCTGTTACAGATGTTGTGTTATGCGGTAGACCGGACACCAGTAACACAATGAATTTTGCATTGTCCAAATGTATCTTCTCATACAATACTCAGTTGCTAATGGAAATCACCACCCTAACCCATAACATGTCTGAGATAAGATAGGCTAGTAACTGTATGTTGTCACAGAGTCTGCTGTATAAATACTTATTTTCATGGTAAAtgatttcattgtatttttttccgAGTTTTCTGCAGGCAGAGTGTCTGCAGGGGTGGTGATGGGTCACATGCAACCATCTGTTTATGTTAATAAACTGTGTAGAGTCTAACTTAGTTTGAACACAGATCATTGAGACAAGCGTCAACTGATGCAGTTGTCACATGAAACACAGCTCACTGCATTTCTGAttgcacaacaaacacaaatgtttgcatgtatgtatgtgtgtgtgtgtgtgtgtgtgtgtgtgttgcagactAACACTGACCATCATTAGGAGTGCAGATCTGTTATAAACAAGTGGGACCTTCACTGCCCTTCAAACTGTAGGATTTAAAGGCTTGGAACTAATCCCTTTCGATATACTTCCTATAATCACACCAAATGACAAATTCAGGAATCACGACACTCACGCTGATGATACGTCCTTTTACTGTGAgacacaacaaatacaaaaagctgttaaataaatggacattgtgtgaaataaaaactggtgtggctcttttattttaaataaaaagcaaatctttaaaatatgactcccaaaaattttttttctttgattttgatCAAGATGCCACAAACACATTAGACATCTAACCCACACGTCAATTAACATCAACAAAAATGTCACTCAGCCTCATTTTTCGTATTTCATTGATTAACTACTAAAACTCAGAAGGGCAACTTCCCAGATGGATTAAGTCTAGTCCAAGACTAGAGTTGTTTCTCAATAGATATTTTCACACAATCTCGTCTTTAGTGTAGGACTAACTGGACCACAGTGTCCAAACCAGTTCTCACATCATTAAGCACCACAGACGTAGGTGCTGTTTATAACTGAAAATCCAGTTTTAAACTGCACCTACTTTGTTGAGGTGACTCTCATTAAGTGGTGATGCTATTATGATTCAATAGATTATATGATTCAAATGattaatgacttcatttattcttctttcctttttatttggGGTCAAACTCTCATGTGAAATGTATCAACTGAATCTGAATGTTCATCAATCAACGGTAAGTGTTCCATGTTAACATGAAGCTGGTATGTAAAGGTCAGTATTTACAATAAAGTCCATCTCAGTGTCCAGATGTGTCATGAGTCACTTTGACACCAGCCTGATCTAGTTTCAGACGGCAGCTCCAATATGTCTCTTGACCCTGTCCTGTACTGAAACAACAGGGCTCGGCGTCTCCAGCTGACCGCCCCGATCAGTCATGATGGTCAATCTGTTGGTTAAAAAACCCAGACATCGTTGTCTTCCTCTGCGGTGCTAATTGTTCCACCACGACAGCAGCCCCAGCCCCGGGTCACAGATGGTCCCCTGAAACAACAC encodes:
- the LOC128379074 gene encoding cold shock domain-containing protein C2-like produces the protein MADPSLTSPSQTPLRSPNTSLTLSFPFLREGSRVWEERAEQGLPRDLPSPLPTKRTRTYSATVRAHSGPVFKGMCKNFSRSQGHGFIKPSHGGEDIFVHISDIEGEYVPVEGDEVTYKVSRVPPKNLKVQAVEVKIIHLNPGTKHETWSGQIISS